In the genome of Streptomyces sp. P3, the window CGTGGCTCGTCGGTCTGGTCGAAGAGGGAGCCCTGGAGGTGGTGCGCGGTCATGGTTCCAGCGTACGCCTGAATCGAAAATCCGTTCGTTATGGCGTGTCTCCGGAGGAAGGGGTCGTCGGGAGACCTCCGGAGGAAGGGGGGCCTCGGAGGGATCTTTCGATACATCGACGTATCGGATACATTCATGTATCGAACGGGGGTGTGGCCATGACAGCGCAGCGGACGACGGGACGCGTCACGCGGCGGCGCGTCCGCACCCGCGCCAACCTGCTGGACGCCGCCTTCGCCGTGTTCGCCGCCAAGGGTTTCGGCCGGGTCTCCATCGAGGAGGTCTGCGAGGCCGCCGGCTACAGCAGGGGCGCCTTCTACTCCAACTTCGACAGCCTCGACGAACTGTTCTTCGCCCTCTACCAGGAGCGGGCGGAGGTCATCGCCCGGCAGGTGGCCGACGCCCTCGCCGGCGACGGGCCCGACCTCGACGTGCCGGCCTCCGTGGACCGCGTCACCGAGGTGCTCCTCCTCGACCTGGACTGGCTGCTGGTCAAGACGGACTTCCTGGTGCACGCCGCCCGCGACCCGGCCGTCGCGCAGACCCTGCTCGAACACCGGGCCCGGCTGCGCCGCGCGATCGCCGACCGGCTGTCCCGGGCCCGCGGCCACACCCCCCTGCCCGCCGTGCTCGGTGACGGCGACCGCGCCGCCCGCGCGGTGGTCGCCGCCTACGACGGCGTCACCACCCAACTGCTGCTGGACAAGGACGTGAACAGCGCCCGCGCCTGGCTCAAGCAACTGCTCACCGCGCTGCTGACCGACGGCAGCGGACACCACGCCTGACACGCACACGCACCACCACGGACAGACTCAGACGGTCTCAGACAGACTCGGACAGAAGGGCAACGGTCGCCATGGACGCGGACGTCATCGTCGTCGGAGCGGGCCTCGCCGGCCTGGTCGCGGCGCACGAACTCACCAGCAGAGGCCGGCGGGTCGCCCTGGTCGACCAGGAGAACGCCGCCAACCTCGGCGGCCAGGCGTTCTGGTCCTTCGGCGGGCTCTTCCTCGTCGACTCCCCGGAGCAGCGCCGCCTCGGCATCAAGGACTCCTTCGACCTCGCCTGGAACGACTGGCAGGGCAGCGCGCAGTTCGACCGGACCGAGGACGAGGACTCCTGGGCGGTGCGCTGGGCGCGCGCCTACGTGGAGTGGGCGGCGGGGGAGAAGCGCAGCTGGCTCGCCGGGCACGGGATCTCCTTCGTGCCGACCGTCGGCTGGGCCGAGCGCGGCGATCTGCGCGCCGACGGGCACGGCAACTCCGTACCCCGCTTCCACGTCGCGTGGGGGACGGGCACCGGCGTCGTCGATCCGTTCGTCCGGTACGCCAAGCAGGCCGCCCGCGACGGACTGCTGACCTTCCACCACCGCCACCGGGTGGACGAACTGGTCATGGAGGACGGCACCGCCCGCGGCGTGCGCGGCACGGTCCTGGCCCCCGACGACTGCGCGCGCGGCGTCGCCTCCAGCCGCGCGGCGATCGGCGACTTCGAGCTGACCGCCCGGGCCGTGGTCGTCACCAGCGGCGGCATCGGCGCCGACCACGACATCGTGCGGCGCTACTGGCCCGAGCGGCTCGGCACGCCCCCCGCCGAGATGGTGACCGGAGTGCCCGCCTACGTCGACGGCCGGATGCTCGACATCAGTGCCGAGGCCGGCGTCCGACTGGTCAACCGCGACCGCATGTGGCACTACACCGAGGGCATCCAGAACTGGGACCCCGTCTGGCCCGGTCACGGCATCCGCATCCTGCCCGGTCCGTCCTCCCTGTGGTTCGACGCCCTCGGCCGTCGGCTGCCCGACCCGTGCCTGCCCGGCTACGACACCCTGGGCACGCTCAAGTACCTGCGCACGACCGAGGACATCGCCGGCCACGACCACTCCTGGTTCATCCTCACCCGCCGGATCATCGAGAAGGAGTTCGCGCTGTCGGGCTCCGAGCAGAACCCCGACATCACCGCCAAGGACCGCCGGGCCGTGCTGCGCGACCGACTGCTCGGCAAGGGCGCCCCCGCGCCGGTGCAGGCGTTCCTCGACCACGGCGCGGACTTCGTGATCGCCGACACCCTCGACGAGCTCGTCGGGAAGATGAACGCGCTGACCGGCAAGCCGCTGCTCGACGTGGACGGACTGCGCCGGCAGATCCAGGCCCGCGACCTGCAGATCGCCAACCCGTACAGCAAGGACGCCCAGGTCCAGGGCATGCGCAACGCCCGCCGCTACATCGGCGACCGGCTCGGCCGCGTCGCCACCCCGCACCGTGTACTCGACCCGGACGCCGGCCCGCTGATCGCCGTCAAGCTGCACGTCCTCACCCGCAAGACGCTCGGCGGCATCCAGACCGACCTCGACTCACGCGCGCTCGGCGCCGACGGGCAGCCGGTCGAGGGCCTGTACGCGGCGGGCGAGGTCGCCGGCTTCGGCGGCGGCGGCGTCCACGGCTACAACGCCCTCGAAGGCACCTTCCTCGGCGGCTGCCTCTTCTCCGGGCGGGCGGCCGGCCGGGCGGCGGCGAAGCAGACCGGCTGACCTCAGCGCTGGTCCGCCGTCAGCAGGCGGACCAGCACCGCCGTGTGGCTCCGCTCCGGTGACTTCGCGGAGGTGAGCAGCGTGACCGGTCCCTTCGCCGCCAACTCGCGTACATGGTCGAGGAGTTCAGCTGCCTCGGGCTCGGCGAGCTCCGCCTCGTAGCGGCGGGCGAACTCCTCGTGGGAGCCCTCGCCCGTGTGGTACCAACGGCGCAGTTCCGTCGACGGGGTGAGGCCCTTGGGCCACTCGTCGACGCGAGCCGCCTCCTTGGACACCCCACGCGGCCACAGCCGGTCCACCAGCACCCGCACGCCGTCCCCGGTATCGGGCGGGTCGTAGACGCGACGTACGCGAACCTTCATGGTGGCCGTCCTCGGGTTGGCGGATCGCGTCGATCGTAGGCCCGCGCGTCCGAGGACACAGCTCGGCTTGACCTGAATGAGGGGGAACACCGCGGCGTCCCGTCCTAGTCTGAGGACGTTTGATCACACGCCACCCCCCAGGAGCGCACGTGACACACCCCCGCAGACGCGCCACCGTCCTGCTGCGACGCGAAGCCGTCGCCGCCACCGTCCCCGTCGCCGTGGCGGCGCTGCTGGCGGTGGCGGGACCCGCCACCGCGGCCGGACCGGCAGGCGCGGCCGGCGTCGGCGACCCCTACTTCCCGCTGGCCGGCAACGGCGGCTACCACGTGACCCACTACGACCTGACCCTCCGTTACGACCCCGGCAGCCGCCGCCTCGACGGCAAGGCGGTCCTCACCGCCCGCGCCACCCAGCGGCTGACCCGATTCGACCTCGACTTCCAGGGCCTGAACGTCACCGGCCTGACGGTCGATCACGTCAAGGCCGCACACCGCCGCCAGGGCCAGGAACTCGTCGTCACCCCGAGACACGCGCTGCGCAAGGGCGAGCGGTTCCAGGTCACCGTCAGATACCACGGCACCCCCGGCCCGGTCACCGACCCCGACGGCTCCCTGGACGGCTGGATCCCCACCGACGACGGCGCCTTCGTCGCCGGCGAGCCGCAGGGCGCCATGACCTGGTTCCCGGCGAACAACCACCCCCTCGACAAGTCCTCCTACGACTTCACCATCACCGTCCCCGCCGGCCGTGCCGCCGTCGCCAACGGCGTCCTGGTCGGACAGCGCACCGCGCACGGCACGACCACCTACCGCTGGCGGCAGAAGGAGCCCATGGCCGCCTACCTCGCCACGGCGACCGTCGGGAAGTTCCAGGTCGAGCAGTACACCACCCGCGACGGACTCAAGGTCTACAACGCCGTCGACCCGCGCGAGGCCGCGGCGGCCGCGCCGGTGCTGAAGAAACTGCCCTCCGTACTGGAGTGGGAGAGCCGGCTGTTCGGCCCCTACCCGTTCCGCGCCGCCGGATCGATCGTCGACCACGCCCCGAACGTCGGCTACGCCCTGGAGACCCAGACCCGGCCGGTGTACGACCGGGCGCCCTCTCTGAGCACCCTCGTCCACGAGAGCGCCCACCAGTGGTTCGGCGACTCCGTCTCGCTCACCTCGTGGAAGGACATCTGGCTCAACGAGGGCTTCGCCACCTACGCCGAGTGGCTCTACGCCGAGCAGCACGGCGGCGACAGCGCCCAGAAGACCTTCGACGGCCTGTACGCCCTCCCGGCGAGCGACGAGCTGTGGGCGTTCCCGCCCGGCGACCCCGGCAGCGGCGCGAACATCTTCGGCACTCCGGTCTACGCCCGCGGCGCCATGACCCTGCACGTGCTGCGCACCACCGTCGGGGACCGCGCCTTCTTCCGCATCCTGCGTGCCTGGGCGGCGGCACACCGCGACGGCAACGGCACCACCGCCCAGTTCGAACGCCTCGCTAAACGGACGTCCGGCAAGGACCTCGGCAACCTGTTCCGGACCTGGCTGTACGGCCGGGGCAAGCCCGTCACGCCGTAGCCGGCGAACAGGCCCCGCAACCTGACGAGTTCCACACACCTGTCGGCGAGAGTCGACCCATGATCGCCCACCTTCCCCGGCCGCTGCCCCGCCCCCGTGCCCTGCTGCTCGCCGCATCCCTGCTGCTCACCGGATGCGGCGGCACCGCGGCCCCCCACGGATCCGGGGCCGGGGCCGGGGCCGACGGCGCCCCCGCCGCCCCCGCCGCGGTGAGCGCCGCGCCGAGCACTCCCGCGCCCGGGGCCGCCGCCCGCAGCGTGCCGCGGCGGATACCGGGCCTGGGGCCGAGGACCTGGTCCCAGGTGCCCGGCGACGCGCGGCAGGCGGTCGTGGTGACCGGCCGCGGCAGGAACTCCCCGCTCTCCACCGTCGTCCTCTACCGGCGCACCGCGACCGGCTGGCAGGCCGGCGAGCGTTGGCCCGCGCACAACGCCCTGCGCGGCTGGAGCGACCACCACATGGGCGGCGACCTGCGCTCGCCCGTCGGCGTCTACGGCCTCACCGACGCCGGCGGTCTGCTGCCCGACCCCGGCACGAAACTCCCCTACGACCACGGCAGAGGCTTCCGCTCGCCGGGCACCGGCTTCGAGGGCGAGTCGCTGGAGGGCTCCTTCGACTACGTCGTCGCCATCGACTACAACCGCACGCCCGGCGTCTCCCCGCTCGACTGGACCCGCCCGCTCGGCGCGGGTCGCGGCGGCGGGATCTGGCTCCACGTCGACCACGGCGGCCCCACCCACGGATGCGTGAGCATCGCCGAGCGCCACATGAGGGAACTGCTGCGGACCCTCGACCCCGCCCTGCACCCCGTGGTCGTCATGGGCGACCATGCCTCTGTGGCCCGCTGAGGAAGACGGAGTAGTCGCGTGTGCGCTCATGTACTGGTGGCCGAGGACGACGCGATGCAGGCCGAGCTCATCCGCCGCTCGCTGCTCGCCGAGGGCCACTCCGCCACCGTCGTGCACGACGGCTCCGCCGCGCTGGAGGCGGTGCGGCGGGACCGGCCGGACCTCGTCGTGCTCGACCTGATGCTGCCGGTCGTCGACGGGTTCGGGGTGTGCCGGGTGCTGCGGCAGGGCGACGACGTCCCGGTGCTCATGCTGACCGCCCGCGACGCCGAGGACGACCTTCTGCTCGGCCTCGAACTCGGCGCCGACGACTACATGACCAAGCCGTACAGCCCGCGCGAGCTGATGGCCCGCATCCGCACCGTCCTGCGGCGCAGCGGACGGGCCGGCGACGACCGGCGGGACGGCCTCGTCGTGCGGGCCGCGGGGCTCGCCGTCGACCCGGAGCGGCACGAGGTGCGCTGCGAGGGCGAGCCGGTGGAATGCACACCGGCCGAGTTCCAGATCCTGCTGGCCATGGCCGCCGAACCCGAAAGGGTCTTCTCCCGGCGGCAGTTGCTCCAGTGCACCCGCGGCTTCGACCGCTCCTCCACCGAACGTGCCGTCGACGTGCACATCATGAACCTGCGCCGCAAGATCGAGGCCGACCCGCGCAAGCCCGTGCGGCTGCTCACCGTGTTCGGCGTCGGGTACAAGCTCAGCGGCGGCCGGCCGTGAAGCGCACCCGGATACCGCTGCGCAAGCGTCTGCTGGTCCGGCTGCTGAGCGCGTCGGTCCTCATCGCCGTGTGCTCGGTGGCCGCGACCGCCTGGCTGGCGGTGACCACCACCACCCGCGCGCTGCGGGAGGAGCAGGGCCAGGCGCTCGCCGACGACATGGACATCCTCGCGCAGCTCAGCGGCTACGCGGCCACCCATCCCGAGTGGACCGGCGTCCAGGACACGGTCCGTGAGCTGTCCGCGAGGACCGGCAGGCGCATCGCCCTCACCTCGACCGACCGCACCCCCCTCGCCGACTCGGCGCCGCGGGGTACGTCGCTGCCGCCGCGCGCCGCCGCCACCGTCGACCCGCTGCGCACCGACACGTACACGGAGCGCGGCGCCCAGCTCAGCGGCACCGATCCACGGGTGGTGGGCCCCTACCGGCTCACCTCCGGGGAACGCGACGAACTCGACGCCGACGCCCGCGACCGGCAGGCGTGTTTCGCCCGGAACGGCATCGAGACGACCGTGACCCGGACCCCGAGCGGCCGCCCGGTGGTCGAGGACGCCGACGGCGCGACACCGTCCGGCTATGTGCCCGACGAGTGCGCGGACGGCCGGCTCAACACCCCGATGCCCACAGAGGAGAAGGCGCTGGCCGCGCTCCAGGGGCAGGCGGCCGGCTGCCTGACCCGCGAGGGCCTGGATCCCGGGACGCCGCTGTTCTTCGGCCTCGGCGCGCCCGGCGTCCTCGGCCGGGACGCGACCCCCGGGCCCGTGTACGGCAAGGCGCGCGGCGCCAGGGCGATGCGGGCGGCACAGAGCTGCCTCGAGGAGGCCCGCCGCGTCCAGCTCGACCCGTACGTGGCCCCTGTCGCCGAACTGTTCCTGGGCGGTGGGGACATGGGCGCCCAGCCCCGCTGGGTCATGTCACCCGCCAACAAGGCGAAGGTCGTCGGTGTGGCGGGGCTGGTGCTGGCCGTCACCGTCGCGGTGAGCGCCCTCGTCGCCACCCGTCTCGTGCGCCCCCTGCGAGCCCTGACGGAAGCCGCGCAGCAGCCCCCGGACCGGCACGCACGGGTTCCCGTCACGACGCGGGACGAGACCGGCATCCTCGCGGAGGCGTTCAACGACCTGGCCGAGCGCAGGGAACGGCTGGAGGTCCAGCGCAAGGCCCTCGTCGCGGACGTGGCCCACGAACTGCGCAGCCCGCTCACCAACATCCGGGGCTGGCTGGAGGTGACCCGCGACGGTCTCGTCGAACCCGACGCCGAGCTGCTCGGCGCGCTGCACGAGGAGGCGCTGGTCCTGCAGCGGGTCATCGACGACCTGCGCGACCTCGCCGCCGCCGACGCCGGCACCCTCCTCCTGCGCCGTGAACCGGTGCCCGCCGACGATCTGCTCGCCCAGGTCGCCGCCGCGCACCGGGTGGCCGCCGACACCGCCGGGGTCGCCCTGCGCACCGGGACCGAGGACGCCGTGTGGCTGGACGCCGACCCGGTGCGGCTGCGCCAGGTCCTCGGCAACCTCGTGGCCAACGCCGTGCGCCACACCCCGGCGGACGGCACGGTCACGCTGACCGCCCGCCGCGACGGAGACCGGGTCGTCCTGGAGGTAGCCGACACCGGCACGGGCATCACCCCCGAGGATCTGCCGCACGTCTTCGAACGGTTCTGGCGGGCGGAGAAGTCGCGGAGCCGGCGCACCGGCGGCAGCGGGCTGGGCCTGCCGATCGTCCGCCAGCTGACGGACGCCCACGGGGGCACGGCCGAAGCGGCCAGCACCCCGGGCGAGGGCAGTGTGTTCACCCTGCGGCTCCCCGCCGCGCCGCCCCCGGGAGACGGCTGAGGCGTCAAGGCCCTTCACCTCGGCTCACCTTCACGGTCACGAACTGCGTCGTGCCTTGATGCGCCGCTTGAGGGCGCGGCGTTCCGTCTCGTTCGTGCCGCCCCACACACCGAGTGTCTGGTCGGTCTCCATGGCCCACTCCAGGCACGCCTCCTGCACGGGGCAGCGCCGGCAGACCGCCTTCGCCTGTTGCTCCTGCATCAGTGCCGGGCCCGAGGTTCCGATCGGGAAGAAGAGGTCCGGGTCCTCGCGGCGGCACGCGGCGTGCTGTCGCCAGTCGTCCATCGAAGTCACCTGCGATCTCTCGTCTGTGATGTTCCGGATGGTTGCTCCTGATCGGGTCACCGGCGACGCGGAGGTGAAACAGGTCGCGCCCGGAAAGTCGTTCACTGCTCCCGCAGCCCCCACGGCGAGCCGTACTCCGTCAGCAGGTCGAGGAAGGGGCGGGCCGGGAACGCCTCGGGTCCGAGGACGCCCGCCCCCGTCCATGCGCCCGTCGCGAGCAGTTCGAGGGCGACGACCGGGTTGACCGCCGTCTGCCACACGACGGCCTGGCTGCCGTACTCGGCCATCGACCACTGGTTGTCGACCACGTGGTACAGGTACACCTCGCGAGGCGCCCCGTCCTTGACGCCGCGCACCCAGGTGCCCGCACAGGTCTTGCCGTGCATGAGCTCGCCCAGCGTCGCCGGGTCGGGCAGGCAGGCGGCCACCACGTCACGGGGCGAGACCTGGACCGGTCCCCGCGCGCTCGGCACCGTCACCGGCGCGGTGCCGTCCAGCCCCAGGCGGTGCAGCGTCCTGAGCGTCTCGACGAACTCCGCGCCCAGGCCGTACTTGAAGGTGACCC includes:
- a CDS encoding TetR/AcrR family transcriptional regulator, yielding MTAQRTTGRVTRRRVRTRANLLDAAFAVFAAKGFGRVSIEEVCEAAGYSRGAFYSNFDSLDELFFALYQERAEVIARQVADALAGDGPDLDVPASVDRVTEVLLLDLDWLLVKTDFLVHAARDPAVAQTLLEHRARLRRAIADRLSRARGHTPLPAVLGDGDRAARAVVAAYDGVTTQLLLDKDVNSARAWLKQLLTALLTDGSGHHA
- a CDS encoding FAD-binding dehydrogenase encodes the protein MDADVIVVGAGLAGLVAAHELTSRGRRVALVDQENAANLGGQAFWSFGGLFLVDSPEQRRLGIKDSFDLAWNDWQGSAQFDRTEDEDSWAVRWARAYVEWAAGEKRSWLAGHGISFVPTVGWAERGDLRADGHGNSVPRFHVAWGTGTGVVDPFVRYAKQAARDGLLTFHHRHRVDELVMEDGTARGVRGTVLAPDDCARGVASSRAAIGDFELTARAVVVTSGGIGADHDIVRRYWPERLGTPPAEMVTGVPAYVDGRMLDISAEAGVRLVNRDRMWHYTEGIQNWDPVWPGHGIRILPGPSSLWFDALGRRLPDPCLPGYDTLGTLKYLRTTEDIAGHDHSWFILTRRIIEKEFALSGSEQNPDITAKDRRAVLRDRLLGKGAPAPVQAFLDHGADFVIADTLDELVGKMNALTGKPLLDVDGLRRQIQARDLQIANPYSKDAQVQGMRNARRYIGDRLGRVATPHRVLDPDAGPLIAVKLHVLTRKTLGGIQTDLDSRALGADGQPVEGLYAAGEVAGFGGGGVHGYNALEGTFLGGCLFSGRAAGRAAAKQTG
- a CDS encoding DUF488 domain-containing protein, translated to MKVRVRRVYDPPDTGDGVRVLVDRLWPRGVSKEAARVDEWPKGLTPSTELRRWYHTGEGSHEEFARRYEAELAEPEAAELLDHVRELAAKGPVTLLTSAKSPERSHTAVLVRLLTADQR
- a CDS encoding M1 family metallopeptidase; its protein translation is MTHPRRRATVLLRREAVAATVPVAVAALLAVAGPATAAGPAGAAGVGDPYFPLAGNGGYHVTHYDLTLRYDPGSRRLDGKAVLTARATQRLTRFDLDFQGLNVTGLTVDHVKAAHRRQGQELVVTPRHALRKGERFQVTVRYHGTPGPVTDPDGSLDGWIPTDDGAFVAGEPQGAMTWFPANNHPLDKSSYDFTITVPAGRAAVANGVLVGQRTAHGTTTYRWRQKEPMAAYLATATVGKFQVEQYTTRDGLKVYNAVDPREAAAAAPVLKKLPSVLEWESRLFGPYPFRAAGSIVDHAPNVGYALETQTRPVYDRAPSLSTLVHESAHQWFGDSVSLTSWKDIWLNEGFATYAEWLYAEQHGGDSAQKTFDGLYALPASDELWAFPPGDPGSGANIFGTPVYARGAMTLHVLRTTVGDRAFFRILRAWAAAHRDGNGTTAQFERLAKRTSGKDLGNLFRTWLYGRGKPVTP
- a CDS encoding L,D-transpeptidase family protein, whose amino-acid sequence is MIAHLPRPLPRPRALLLAASLLLTGCGGTAAPHGSGAGAGADGAPAAPAAVSAAPSTPAPGAAARSVPRRIPGLGPRTWSQVPGDARQAVVVTGRGRNSPLSTVVLYRRTATGWQAGERWPAHNALRGWSDHHMGGDLRSPVGVYGLTDAGGLLPDPGTKLPYDHGRGFRSPGTGFEGESLEGSFDYVVAIDYNRTPGVSPLDWTRPLGAGRGGGIWLHVDHGGPTHGCVSIAERHMRELLRTLDPALHPVVVMGDHASVAR
- a CDS encoding response regulator transcription factor → MCAHVLVAEDDAMQAELIRRSLLAEGHSATVVHDGSAALEAVRRDRPDLVVLDLMLPVVDGFGVCRVLRQGDDVPVLMLTARDAEDDLLLGLELGADDYMTKPYSPRELMARIRTVLRRSGRAGDDRRDGLVVRAAGLAVDPERHEVRCEGEPVECTPAEFQILLAMAAEPERVFSRRQLLQCTRGFDRSSTERAVDVHIMNLRRKIEADPRKPVRLLTVFGVGYKLSGGRP
- a CDS encoding cell wall metabolism sensor histidine kinase WalK, giving the protein MKRTRIPLRKRLLVRLLSASVLIAVCSVAATAWLAVTTTTRALREEQGQALADDMDILAQLSGYAATHPEWTGVQDTVRELSARTGRRIALTSTDRTPLADSAPRGTSLPPRAAATVDPLRTDTYTERGAQLSGTDPRVVGPYRLTSGERDELDADARDRQACFARNGIETTVTRTPSGRPVVEDADGATPSGYVPDECADGRLNTPMPTEEKALAALQGQAAGCLTREGLDPGTPLFFGLGAPGVLGRDATPGPVYGKARGARAMRAAQSCLEEARRVQLDPYVAPVAELFLGGGDMGAQPRWVMSPANKAKVVGVAGLVLAVTVAVSALVATRLVRPLRALTEAAQQPPDRHARVPVTTRDETGILAEAFNDLAERRERLEVQRKALVADVAHELRSPLTNIRGWLEVTRDGLVEPDAELLGALHEEALVLQRVIDDLRDLAAADAGTLLLRREPVPADDLLAQVAAAHRVAADTAGVALRTGTEDAVWLDADPVRLRQVLGNLVANAVRHTPADGTVTLTARRDGDRVVLEVADTGTGITPEDLPHVFERFWRAEKSRSRRTGGSGLGLPIVRQLTDAHGGTAEAASTPGEGSVFTLRLPAAPPPGDG
- a CDS encoding WhiB family transcriptional regulator → MDDWRQHAACRREDPDLFFPIGTSGPALMQEQQAKAVCRRCPVQEACLEWAMETDQTLGVWGGTNETERRALKRRIKARRSS